Proteins from a genomic interval of Stenotrophomonas maltophilia R551-3:
- a CDS encoding DUF2127 domain-containing protein, whose product MNQSGYNPDPHRHPGLHVIALLEASKAMLALLAATGLEVLGPQPLRHGIMALIRRFSLDPDHGTLPSLLHMISPDAVHLAAAGMIGYGLLHLVEAWGLWRAKAWASWLGCLTASLYLPFDIFAIIRHPGWPSWTILAINLIVVYVLARDLRKRRR is encoded by the coding sequence GTGAACCAGAGCGGCTACAACCCGGATCCACACCGGCATCCGGGTCTGCACGTCATCGCCTTGCTCGAAGCGAGCAAGGCGATGCTGGCGCTGTTGGCCGCCACCGGGCTGGAAGTGCTCGGACCGCAGCCGCTGCGGCACGGCATCATGGCCCTGATCCGGCGCTTCAGCTTGGATCCGGACCATGGCACCCTGCCCTCGCTGCTGCACATGATCAGCCCCGACGCGGTGCACCTGGCCGCGGCGGGGATGATCGGTTACGGCCTGCTGCACCTGGTCGAAGCCTGGGGCCTGTGGCGTGCCAAGGCCTGGGCCTCCTGGCTGGGCTGCCTGACCGCTTCGCTGTACCTGCCGTTCGATATCTTCGCGATCATCCGCCACCCTGGCTGGCCCTCGTGGACGATCCTGGCGATCAACCTGATCGTGGTCTACGTGCTGGCCCGCGACCTGCGCAAGCGCCGCCGCTGA
- the typA gene encoding translational GTPase TypA: MSIENLRNIAIVAHVDHGKTTLVDQLLKQSGTLSERTVLAERVMDSNDQEKERGITILAKNTAITWEDKKTGIKNRINIVDTPGHADFGGEVERVLSMVDTVLILVDAMDGPMPQTRFVTQKAFAMGFKPIVVVNKVDRPGSRPEWVIDQVFDLFDKLGATNEQLDFPIVYASALNGYAGLEDTVRDGDMTPLYEAIMQHAPKPEVDPEGPFQMRISQLDYNNFVGVIGIGRIQRGTLKKNMQVAVIDREGKKRNGKVLQVLGFLGLERIEQDSAEAGDIVAISGIQELTISDTLCAPDTPEALPALTVDEPTISMTFQVNNSPFAGNKDLSGGKFLTSRQIKDRLDREKVHNVALKVEQLEDADKFLVSGRGELHLSVLIENMRREGYELAVSRPEVIIKQIDGQAMEPIEQLVVDIEEIHQGGVMEKLGTRKGQLKNMESDGKGRVRLEYQIPARGLIGFQNEFKTLTQGSGLLFHVFDHYGPKEQGAIAKRINGVMIANAPGATPAYSLGPLQERGKLFAAEGDNVYEGQLVGIHSKDNDLTVNAIKTKPLTNMRASGKDDAIQLTPAIKYSLEQALDFIEDDELVEITPKEIRLRKKFLTESDRKKASRGG, translated from the coding sequence ATGTCCATCGAAAATCTTCGCAACATCGCCATCGTCGCCCACGTCGACCATGGCAAGACCACCCTGGTCGACCAGCTGCTGAAGCAGTCCGGCACCCTGTCCGAGCGTACCGTCCTCGCCGAGCGCGTGATGGACAGCAACGACCAGGAAAAGGAACGCGGCATCACCATCCTGGCCAAGAACACGGCCATCACCTGGGAAGACAAGAAGACCGGTATCAAGAACCGGATCAACATCGTCGACACCCCCGGACACGCCGACTTCGGTGGTGAGGTCGAGCGCGTGCTGTCGATGGTCGACACCGTGCTGATCCTCGTCGACGCGATGGACGGCCCCATGCCGCAGACCCGCTTCGTCACCCAGAAGGCCTTCGCGATGGGCTTCAAGCCGATCGTCGTGGTCAACAAGGTCGACCGCCCGGGCTCGCGTCCGGAGTGGGTGATCGACCAGGTGTTCGACCTGTTCGACAAGCTCGGCGCCACCAATGAGCAGCTCGACTTCCCGATCGTCTACGCCTCGGCCCTGAACGGCTACGCTGGCCTGGAAGACACCGTGCGCGACGGCGACATGACCCCGCTGTACGAAGCGATCATGCAGCACGCGCCGAAGCCGGAAGTCGATCCGGAAGGCCCGTTCCAGATGCGCATCAGCCAGCTGGACTACAACAACTTCGTGGGCGTGATCGGCATCGGCCGCATCCAGCGCGGCACCCTGAAGAAGAACATGCAGGTCGCGGTCATCGACCGTGAAGGCAAGAAGCGCAACGGCAAGGTGCTGCAGGTGCTGGGCTTCCTGGGCCTGGAGCGCATCGAGCAGGATTCGGCCGAGGCCGGTGACATCGTCGCCATCTCGGGCATCCAGGAGCTGACCATCTCCGACACCCTGTGCGCCCCGGACACCCCGGAAGCGCTGCCGGCACTGACCGTCGACGAGCCGACCATCTCGATGACCTTCCAGGTCAACAACTCGCCGTTCGCCGGCAACAAGGACCTGTCCGGTGGCAAGTTCCTGACCAGCCGCCAGATCAAGGACCGCCTGGACCGTGAAAAGGTCCACAACGTCGCGTTGAAGGTTGAACAGCTGGAAGACGCCGACAAGTTCCTGGTCTCCGGCCGTGGCGAGCTGCACCTGTCGGTGCTGATCGAGAACATGCGTCGTGAAGGCTACGAGCTGGCCGTGTCGCGCCCGGAAGTGATCATCAAGCAGATCGACGGCCAGGCCATGGAGCCGATCGAGCAGCTGGTGGTGGACATCGAAGAAATCCACCAGGGCGGCGTGATGGAAAAGCTGGGCACCCGCAAGGGCCAGCTGAAGAACATGGAATCGGACGGCAAGGGCCGCGTGCGCCTTGAGTACCAGATCCCGGCCCGTGGCCTGATCGGTTTCCAGAACGAGTTCAAGACCCTCACCCAGGGTTCGGGCCTGCTGTTCCATGTCTTCGACCACTACGGTCCGAAGGAGCAGGGCGCGATCGCCAAGCGCATCAACGGCGTGATGATCGCCAATGCACCGGGCGCCACGCCGGCCTACTCGCTGGGCCCGCTGCAGGAGCGCGGCAAGCTGTTCGCTGCTGAAGGCGACAACGTGTATGAAGGTCAGCTGGTCGGTATCCACTCCAAGGACAACGACCTGACCGTCAACGCGATCAAGACCAAGCCGCTGACCAACATGCGCGCTTCGGGCAAGGACGATGCGATCCAGCTGACCCCGGCGATCAAGTACTCGCTGGAGCAGGCCCTGGACTTCATCGAAGACGACGAGCTGGTCGAGATCACCCCGAAGGAGATCCGCCTGCGCAAGAAGTTCCTGACCGAAAGCGACCGCAAGAAGGCTTCGCGCGGCGGCTGA
- a CDS encoding peptidylprolyl isomerase: MSLIATFDTTQGPIKVELFADKAPLTVANFVNLVKHGFYDGLIFHRVIADFMIQGGCPKGQGTGGPGYKFEDEKNGVKHQVGSLSMANAGPNTNGSQFFITHIKTDWLDGKHTVFGQVLDGQAIVDSVKQGDVIHSITLEGDTDAVLAAQAERVAEWNKLLAA, from the coding sequence ATGTCCCTCATCGCCACTTTCGACACCACCCAGGGCCCGATCAAGGTCGAGCTGTTCGCTGACAAGGCGCCGCTGACCGTGGCCAACTTCGTGAACCTGGTCAAGCACGGCTTCTATGACGGCCTGATCTTCCACCGCGTGATCGCCGACTTCATGATCCAGGGCGGCTGCCCCAAGGGTCAGGGCACCGGTGGCCCGGGCTACAAGTTCGAAGACGAGAAGAATGGTGTGAAGCACCAGGTCGGCTCGCTGTCGATGGCCAATGCCGGTCCGAACACCAACGGCAGCCAGTTCTTCATCACCCACATCAAGACCGATTGGCTGGATGGCAAGCACACCGTGTTCGGCCAGGTGCTGGACGGCCAGGCCATCGTCGATTCGGTCAAGCAGGGCGATGTGATCCATTCGATCACCCTGGAAGGCGATACCGACGCCGTGCTGGCCGCCCAGGCCGAGCGCGTGGCGGAGTGGAACAAGCTCCTCGCCGCCTGA
- the prpE gene encoding propionate--CoA ligase encodes MNYEETYRRSIDEPEAFWGEEAKRIHWHKPPQQVLDYSNPPFRRWFVGGETNLCYNAVDRHLAERADQLALVAISTETNSTREITYRQLYREVNDFAAVLKHLGVGHGDRVVIYMPNMAEAVFAMLACARIGAVHSVVFGGFAAHNLALRIDDAKPKLLIAADAGMRGGKLIPYKAMVDAACAEASNPPPHVLIVSRGLDPAEPRVAGRDVEYATLRAQIGETDVPVQWLESSEPSYLLYTSGTTGKPKGVQRDVGGYAVAMAQSMETVFDCRPGQVMFSTSDVGWAVGHSYNVYGPLIGGCTSLLYEGLPTNPDPGIWWALCEQYNVRTMFSSPTAIRVLKKHDADFIHRHDLGALKYLFLAGEPLDEPTAHWISEALGKPIIDNYWQTETGWPALTLLPGLEMKPVRFGSPGFPNLGYRMKVIDENTGEEVAAGQKGVLVMTPPLPPGCMSTVWNDDSRFLQSYFSHFKELLYSSLDWAIRDDDGYTFILGRTDDVINVAGHRLGTREIEEAISSHPRVAEAAVIGVKDELKGQVPLVFVTLKQGLDGEDPAPVVAEMMATVTASLGAVARPAHVHVVNALPKTRSGKLLRRSLQALAEQRDPGDLSTLDDPSALEEIRRALGR; translated from the coding sequence ATGAACTACGAGGAAACCTACCGTCGCTCGATCGACGAGCCGGAGGCCTTCTGGGGCGAGGAAGCCAAGCGCATCCATTGGCACAAACCGCCGCAGCAGGTGCTCGACTACAGCAACCCGCCGTTCCGGCGCTGGTTCGTCGGCGGCGAAACCAATCTCTGCTACAACGCGGTCGACCGCCACCTGGCTGAGCGCGCCGACCAGCTGGCGTTGGTCGCCATCTCCACCGAAACCAACAGCACCCGCGAGATCACCTATCGCCAGCTGTATCGCGAAGTGAACGACTTCGCCGCCGTGCTCAAGCACCTCGGTGTCGGCCACGGTGACCGCGTGGTGATCTACATGCCGAACATGGCCGAAGCCGTGTTCGCGATGCTCGCCTGCGCGCGCATCGGTGCGGTGCACTCGGTGGTGTTCGGCGGCTTCGCCGCGCACAACCTGGCGCTGCGCATCGACGATGCCAAGCCCAAACTGCTGATCGCCGCCGATGCCGGCATGCGCGGCGGCAAGCTGATTCCGTACAAGGCGATGGTCGACGCGGCCTGCGCAGAGGCCAGTAATCCGCCGCCACATGTGTTGATCGTGTCGCGTGGGTTGGACCCGGCCGAGCCCCGTGTGGCGGGGCGCGATGTGGAATACGCCACCCTGCGTGCGCAGATCGGCGAAACCGATGTGCCGGTGCAGTGGCTGGAATCAAGCGAGCCGAGCTACCTGCTGTACACCTCCGGCACCACCGGCAAGCCGAAGGGCGTGCAACGCGATGTCGGCGGCTATGCGGTGGCGATGGCGCAGTCGATGGAGACCGTGTTCGACTGCCGGCCAGGGCAGGTGATGTTCTCCACCTCCGATGTCGGCTGGGCGGTCGGCCATTCCTACAACGTGTACGGCCCGCTGATCGGCGGCTGCACCTCGCTGCTCTACGAAGGGCTGCCGACCAACCCGGACCCGGGCATCTGGTGGGCGCTGTGCGAGCAGTACAACGTGCGCACGATGTTCTCGTCGCCCACCGCCATCCGCGTGCTGAAGAAGCACGACGCGGACTTCATCCATCGCCACGACCTGGGCGCGCTGAAGTACCTGTTCCTGGCCGGCGAGCCGCTGGACGAGCCGACCGCGCACTGGATCAGTGAAGCGCTCGGCAAGCCGATCATCGACAATTACTGGCAGACCGAAACCGGCTGGCCGGCGCTGACCCTGCTGCCGGGCCTGGAGATGAAGCCGGTGCGGTTCGGTTCGCCGGGCTTCCCCAACCTCGGTTACCGGATGAAGGTGATCGACGAGAACACCGGCGAGGAAGTCGCAGCGGGGCAGAAGGGCGTGCTGGTGATGACCCCTCCATTGCCGCCGGGCTGCATGAGCACGGTGTGGAACGACGACAGCCGTTTCCTGCAGAGCTACTTCAGCCACTTCAAGGAACTGCTGTACAGCTCGCTGGACTGGGCGATCCGCGACGATGATGGCTACACCTTCATCCTCGGTCGCACCGATGATGTGATCAACGTGGCCGGGCACCGCCTGGGTACGCGCGAGATTGAAGAAGCCATCTCCAGCCATCCGCGCGTGGCCGAGGCTGCCGTGATCGGGGTCAAGGATGAACTGAAGGGGCAGGTGCCGCTGGTGTTCGTCACCCTCAAGCAGGGGCTCGATGGCGAGGATCCGGCGCCGGTGGTGGCCGAGATGATGGCCACGGTGACCGCATCGCTCGGTGCGGTTGCGCGCCCGGCGCACGTGCACGTGGTCAACGCGTTGCCCAAGACCCGCTCGGGCAAGCTGCTGCGGCGTTCGCTGCAGGCGCTGGCCGAGCAGCGTGACCCGGGCGACCTGTCGACGCTGGATGATCCCAGCGCGCTGGAGGAGATCCGCCGCGCGCTGGGCCGCTGA
- a CDS encoding RluA family pseudouridine synthase produces MIHLHYIDDALLVAEKPAGLLSVPGRSAENQDCVVARLQARYPDALTVHRLDQVTSGLLLHARGKDMQAALSMQFEQRQVGKRYEAIVEGLLEGDAGEVDLPLIVDWPNRPKQMVDHERGKPALTRWRVMARDVEAQRTRVALEPITGRSHQLRLHMASLGHPIVGDVLYGAAPAQRVHLHARSLQFTHPVTGEALAFESATPF; encoded by the coding sequence ATGATCCACCTGCATTACATCGACGACGCGCTGCTGGTGGCCGAGAAGCCGGCCGGCCTGCTGTCCGTGCCCGGCCGCAGCGCCGAGAACCAGGACTGCGTGGTCGCGCGCCTGCAGGCGCGGTACCCGGATGCGTTGACCGTGCACCGCCTGGACCAGGTGACCTCGGGTCTGCTGCTGCATGCGCGTGGCAAGGACATGCAGGCAGCGTTGTCGATGCAGTTCGAGCAGCGCCAGGTTGGCAAGCGTTATGAAGCGATCGTGGAGGGGCTGCTTGAAGGCGATGCCGGCGAAGTGGATCTGCCGTTGATCGTGGACTGGCCGAACCGGCCGAAGCAGATGGTCGACCACGAACGCGGCAAGCCGGCGCTGACGCGCTGGCGCGTAATGGCGCGTGATGTTGAAGCGCAGCGCACGCGCGTGGCGTTGGAACCGATCACTGGCCGCAGCCATCAGCTGCGCCTGCACATGGCCAGTCTCGGCCATCCCATCGTTGGTGACGTGCTGTATGGCGCAGCACCGGCGCAGCGCGTGCACCTGCATGCGCGCAGCCTGCAGTTCACCCACCCGGTGACGGGCGAGGCGCTCGCGTTCGAGTCCGCGACTCCGTTTTAG
- a CDS encoding malate dehydrogenase: MKAPVRVAVTGAAGQIGYALLFRIASGEMLGKDQPVILQLLELPVDKAQAALKGVMMELEDCAFPLLAGMVGTDDAEVAFKDADIALLVGARPRGPGMERKDLLLENAKIFTAQGAALNKVASRDVKVLVVGNPANTNAYIAMKSAPDLKPENFTAMLRLDHNRALSQLSAKLGKPVGGMEKLVVWGNHSPTMYPDYRFATADGASIADAINDQEWNANTFIPTVGKRGAAIIEARGSSSAASAANAAIDHVRDWVLGSNGKWVTMGVPSDGSYGIPEGVIFGFAVTTENGKYTLVKDLPVDDFSQKYIDKTLAELEEERSGVAHLLG, from the coding sequence ATGAAAGCACCCGTTCGTGTTGCCGTGACCGGCGCCGCCGGCCAGATCGGTTATGCCCTGCTGTTCCGCATCGCCTCCGGCGAAATGCTGGGCAAGGACCAGCCGGTCATCCTGCAGCTGCTGGAACTGCCGGTCGACAAGGCCCAGGCCGCCCTGAAGGGCGTGATGATGGAACTGGAAGACTGCGCCTTCCCGCTGCTGGCCGGCATGGTCGGCACCGACGACGCCGAAGTGGCCTTCAAGGACGCCGACATCGCCCTGCTGGTCGGCGCGCGTCCGCGCGGCCCGGGCATGGAGCGCAAGGACCTGCTGCTGGAAAACGCCAAGATCTTCACCGCTCAGGGCGCGGCGCTGAACAAGGTCGCCAGCCGTGACGTGAAGGTGCTGGTGGTCGGCAACCCGGCCAACACCAACGCCTACATCGCGATGAAGTCGGCCCCGGACCTGAAGCCGGAGAACTTCACCGCCATGCTGCGCCTGGACCACAACCGCGCCCTGAGCCAGCTGTCGGCCAAGCTCGGCAAGCCGGTCGGTGGCATGGAGAAGCTGGTCGTGTGGGGCAACCACAGCCCGACGATGTACCCGGACTACCGTTTCGCCACCGCCGATGGTGCGTCGATCGCCGATGCGATCAACGACCAGGAGTGGAACGCCAACACCTTCATCCCGACCGTCGGCAAGCGCGGCGCGGCGATCATCGAAGCCCGTGGCTCGTCCTCGGCGGCTTCGGCGGCCAACGCAGCCATCGACCACGTGCGTGACTGGGTGCTGGGCAGCAACGGCAAGTGGGTCACCATGGGCGTGCCGTCCGACGGTTCCTATGGCATTCCGGAAGGCGTGATCTTCGGCTTCGCGGTGACCACCGAGAACGGCAAGTACACCCTGGTCAAGGATCTGCCGGTCGACGACTTCAGCCAGAAGTACATCGACAAGACCCTGGCCGAGCTGGAAGAAGAGCGCTCCGGCGTCGCCCACCTGCTGGGTTGA
- a CDS encoding mechanosensitive ion channel family protein yields the protein MREAVRSAVRVEVATVHWESAQAYAWPLGVAALVGGIGAWLILWIYHRLKGRDRRRARIGRVLGLPLATAWPLLLLIPALQATPLQDPALGNLQHMLHIALTACFIWLLVRAVAAGERAILRSHPIDVSDNLEARRIQTQTRVLSRVLMGAIIVLGASLVLLTFPMVQKIGTALLASAGLIGLVAGIAAKPVFGNLIAGLQIAVTQPIRLDDVVIVEGEWGRIEEIGSSYVVVRIWDERRMVVPLTWFIENPFQNWTRRSADLLGTAFLWLDYRAPITAIRTELERICRGEALWDGRVCVTQVTETSERAIQVRLLVSARSSGDAFDLRCLVRERMLDFLAREHPQSLPQVRARVQHEDELDMPRGPRARTADVRSPGAEDGEAAIVPVEPEPER from the coding sequence ATGCGCGAGGCTGTCCGTTCGGCTGTTCGAGTGGAGGTGGCAACGGTGCACTGGGAAAGCGCACAGGCGTACGCATGGCCGTTGGGAGTGGCAGCATTGGTGGGTGGCATCGGCGCGTGGTTGATCCTGTGGATCTACCATCGGCTGAAAGGGCGTGATCGCCGGCGTGCGCGCATCGGGCGTGTGCTGGGATTACCGCTGGCCACCGCATGGCCGTTGCTGCTGTTGATTCCTGCGCTGCAGGCCACGCCGCTGCAGGATCCGGCCCTGGGCAACCTGCAGCACATGCTGCACATCGCGCTGACCGCGTGTTTCATCTGGTTGCTGGTACGCGCGGTGGCGGCGGGCGAGCGCGCGATCCTGCGCAGCCATCCAATCGATGTCTCCGACAACCTGGAGGCGCGCCGCATCCAGACCCAGACCCGGGTGCTCAGCCGCGTACTGATGGGCGCCATCATCGTGCTGGGCGCGTCGCTGGTACTGCTGACGTTCCCGATGGTGCAGAAGATCGGTACCGCGCTGCTGGCATCGGCAGGCCTGATCGGCCTGGTGGCCGGTATCGCGGCCAAGCCGGTGTTCGGCAACCTGATCGCTGGCCTGCAGATTGCGGTGACGCAGCCGATCCGGCTGGATGACGTGGTGATCGTCGAAGGCGAGTGGGGCCGTATCGAGGAGATCGGCAGCAGCTACGTCGTGGTCCGCATCTGGGATGAGCGACGCATGGTGGTGCCGCTGACCTGGTTCATCGAGAACCCGTTCCAGAACTGGACGCGGCGCAGCGCCGATCTGCTCGGCACGGCGTTCCTGTGGCTGGACTACCGCGCCCCGATCACGGCGATCCGCACCGAGCTGGAGCGCATCTGCCGTGGTGAGGCGCTGTGGGATGGCCGGGTCTGCGTGACCCAGGTGACCGAAACCAGCGAACGCGCAATCCAGGTGCGCCTGCTGGTCAGCGCACGCAGTTCCGGTGATGCCTTCGACCTGCGCTGCCTGGTACGCGAGCGGATGCTGGATTTCCTGGCGCGCGAGCATCCGCAGTCGTTGCCGCAGGTGCGTGCGCGCGTGCAGCACGAAGACGAACTGGACATGCCGCGAGGACCTCGCGCGCGCACCGCGGATGTACGGTCGCCGGGTGCGGAGGATGGAGAGGCAGCGATCGTGCCGGTGGAGCCGGAACCCGAACGGTAG
- a CDS encoding amidase, which translates to MRPSLPPLLICLLAALPALLVAACSPATPSAHAAEPASRNVPFPYAETDVADLQARMTAGELDSTTLTQAYLQRIAALDRAGPRLRAVIELNPDALKEAAERDRERRDGRLRGPLHGIPIVLKDNINAAPMATTAGSLALQGFRPDDAYLVRRLREAGAVVLGKTNLSEWANFRGNDSVSGWSARGGQTRNPYRLSHSPCGSSSGSAVAVAANLASVAIGTETDGSIVCPAAVNGVVGLKPTVGLVSRDGIIPISFSQDTAGPMTRSVADAAAVLTAIAGRDDADPATATMPGRAVYDYTARLDPQGLRGKRIGLLQTPLLKYRGMPPLIEQAATELRRAGAVVVPVELPNQGVWAEAERSVLLYEFKAGLERYLSTHRAPLRSLAELIAFNQAHSKQELGLFGQELLVEADATAGLADPAYIRARTDARRLAGPEGIDAALAAHQLDALVAPTTGVAWPIRSDGDDFPGESYSVAAVAGYPSLSVPMGQIDGLPVGLLFMGTAWSEPKLIEMAYAYEQRTRARRPPHFDTDALIDAGEP; encoded by the coding sequence ATGCGCCCGTCCTTGCCGCCCCTCCTGATCTGCCTGCTCGCTGCGCTGCCTGCGCTGCTTGTCGCTGCCTGCAGCCCGGCCACGCCCAGCGCCCACGCCGCCGAACCTGCCAGCCGCAACGTGCCGTTCCCCTACGCCGAAACCGATGTCGCCGACCTGCAGGCGCGGATGACCGCCGGTGAACTGGACAGCACCACCCTGACCCAGGCCTACCTGCAGCGCATCGCCGCACTGGACCGTGCCGGTCCCCGCCTGCGCGCGGTGATCGAACTCAACCCGGATGCACTGAAGGAAGCCGCCGAGCGCGACCGCGAACGTCGTGACGGCCGCCTGCGTGGCCCGCTGCACGGCATCCCGATCGTGCTGAAGGACAACATCAACGCCGCGCCGATGGCCACCACGGCCGGCTCGCTGGCGCTGCAGGGCTTCCGCCCGGACGACGCCTACCTGGTACGCCGCCTGCGCGAGGCCGGTGCCGTGGTGCTGGGCAAGACCAACCTCAGCGAATGGGCCAATTTCCGCGGCAATGATTCGGTGTCCGGATGGAGCGCGCGCGGCGGCCAGACCCGCAATCCCTATCGCCTCAGCCATTCGCCCTGCGGCTCCAGCAGCGGCAGCGCAGTCGCCGTAGCCGCCAACCTGGCCAGCGTGGCGATCGGCACCGAGACCGACGGCAGCATCGTCTGCCCGGCCGCGGTCAATGGCGTGGTCGGCCTGAAGCCGACGGTCGGCCTGGTCAGCCGCGACGGCATCATCCCGATTTCCTTCAGCCAGGACACCGCCGGGCCGATGACGCGCAGCGTCGCCGATGCCGCCGCCGTGCTGACCGCCATTGCCGGCCGCGATGACGCCGACCCAGCCACCGCAACCATGCCCGGCCGCGCGGTCTACGACTACACCGCGCGCCTGGACCCGCAGGGCCTGCGCGGCAAGCGCATCGGCCTGCTGCAGACGCCCCTGCTGAAGTACCGCGGCATGCCGCCACTGATCGAACAGGCCGCCACCGAGCTGCGCCGCGCCGGCGCGGTGGTGGTGCCGGTGGAACTGCCCAACCAGGGCGTCTGGGCCGAGGCCGAACGCAGCGTGCTGCTGTACGAGTTCAAGGCCGGCCTGGAGCGCTACCTCAGCACCCATCGCGCACCGCTGCGCAGCCTGGCCGAACTGATCGCCTTCAACCAGGCACACAGCAAGCAGGAACTGGGCCTGTTCGGCCAGGAACTGCTGGTGGAGGCCGATGCGACTGCCGGCCTGGCCGATCCCGCCTACATCCGCGCGCGCACCGATGCGCGCCGCCTGGCCGGCCCGGAAGGCATCGATGCCGCCCTCGCCGCCCATCAGCTTGATGCGCTGGTGGCACCGACCACGGGTGTAGCCTGGCCGATCCGCAGTGACGGCGACGACTTCCCCGGCGAGAGCTACAGCGTTGCCGCCGTGGCCGGCTATCCCAGCCTCAGCGTGCCAATGGGGCAGATCGACGGCCTGCCGGTCGGCCTGCTGTTCATGGGCACCGCCTGGAGCGAACCGAAGCTGATCGAGATGGCCTACGCCTACGAACAGCGCACCCGCGCACGACGACCGCCGCACTTTGATACCGATGCGCTGATCGACGCTGGCGAACCTTGA